The DNA sequence ATCTTTAAGATGAGCAAGGGCAATCATCGCCTCCCCCGACAAAAGATAATCTTTACTTTCAAGAACTTTCCGCAAAGGTTCAACAGCTTGATACACATTAAAATGAGCAAGAGTTTTTGCAGCAAGAGCGGCCGTAGTAAATTCCCCTTTATTCAATTCTTCTAAAAGAGTTTCCCTATTTTTTGCAGAAAGTTTTTCTAAAGAATTCAAAGCCTCCATTGCAGAACACCTGATAGAAAAACGCGGGGACATCATATACTGATTTAACTTATCGGCCGATTCTTGAGAAGCCGTCGCTGTAAGCTCATGCAAAATTTTTTCTTCAGTCTGAAGGCTTTCACTTGAATCAAGTTTATATAAAAGGTTTAAGGCCTTCATATCACGCGGAGAAAAGATAACAGCAAGAGCATCTTTAACAAGCCTGCCTCCAAGATTCAAAAGCCTAATCTGAAAAATCATTCCGAAGAGAATACAGATTATAACGCCCGAAAAAAACAAACGATACATACTTAAGTTGGAAAGCCCTGAATTTTGCAGCATATCCAAAATACGGCCTCCCAAGATTGAACCCAAAGCTCCCGTAATACCCATCACAAAAAAATTGAGCATACTTAAATCCATCAAGGATTTTGACGGCACTATCCCGAAGAAATAAGCTTGCGATGCATCCATTTGCGCGGAAAAGCCCATATTTGTTATCATCGAAAATAAAATCAAAAAGATAAAGGCAATCAAGTACATTTCTCTGGCAGGTGCTATAATTGCAGGGATCAAGGCTGCCGCACTAAGGGCCGTAAAAATAACATACATCGGCTTTGCTCCCATCCTGTCTATCAAGAGGCGCATTAAAAGTCCAACCAAAAGGGAGCCCATAGTTGAAGCAAGAGAAAAGATTATCACCAAATTATCGGGGATAGAATAAACAGCCTTACCGTAAACAATTATAAAGGGGCGGGCTAAACTTATTCCGAATTGAATTATAAAAAACGAAAAAATATAGAGCTTAAAATTTTTGTCGCCAAAGGCTTCTTTTGAAGCCGAAAAAAAAGAACCCTTTTGAAGATTTTGATTTCCACTCTTTAGCTTCTTTATTTTCTTTCGGCTTTTTCCTTCTGCCCTAGCCTCTTTCACTGCTTCCATTCTTCTTTCAAAATCGGGATCCGGAAGTTTAAGCAAAAGAGCAGATGCTGCAAAACCGGTAATAATTCCTATGACTGCAGTTATGTTGTATGTAGAAACTATACCGATTCCAAGCCTTGGAGAAAACCATAAAAAGACGGTTAAAAATATTATGGCTGCGAGCGCGGCCGTATTGTTTGTCAATGATATTTTAACTATATAAGAATTCCGATCCTTGCCGGGGGCCAAAAGACTTATGACAGGATTGTTTGCAACTATGCCGGCTCCTCTAAAAAAATTAAAAAGAGCTACCGCAAGTAAAAGCATAAAGATAGCAGCTTCATTTTCGCCCCTAAAATAAAAGAATGGAATAAACAAGATAGGTAAAAGAGAAGCGTTGCGCAAAAACCAAGTGTAGGCAAATGTCTTTACAATAGTAAAACGCCGTGCCATAAGCTTTCCTAAAGGGATGGTAAAATAGCACATGTACATAAAGGCTGTAAGCAAGCCTATGACGGTGCTGTTGGCTTTTAAGGCAAGAGCATAAAGAGTAATTGTATTTCCGGTAACAAGTGCAAACGAAAATGAATTAATTCCATTGTATGCATTAAAAACGCTGCGGCCCTGTTTGATTCTAAAATTCGATAATTGTTCTTCCATTAACATTATTTTAATCTATTTTTTTAAAACAAACAAGTATTCAGAAACATGGATATTTCTATTTTTAAGATTTCGGCTCCCACGAAAAGTATTATATTTTATTTCGACGGTTTTTAATTCTCCGTATTTTTGTAACATATTTGTCATCTCTTCAAAAGAAATAAAACCTTCCGAGTTATAGGAGATGACAGCATACTTTGCATCAAGAGAAGAGATAATTTCTTCCATTGATTTTAGAGCAAGATAGGGTTTATTAAAAGCTGAACGCTTCCATCCTTGGGTAATTCCGCTGATGGGGCTTATAGGAACATCAAGCTTATTTTTAAGAATCAAATTAAGCATAAAATAATTTGAGCCGTAGGGGTGTTGATTATAAGGAGGGTCGATATAAACCATATCAACATTCTTTATTTCTTTTGAAAGAAGAACTGCATCTTTTGTAAAAAATTCAAGCTCTGAATTAAAATTACTAAAGACAGGCTCTTTTAATTCTACCTCGCCTAATATTCTTGTTAAGGCATTTTTTCCGCCGGCACCGAAACAGCCTATTCCCGTGTTCTTATCCTTATAAAAACCTTTAAATACACCGCTCGTATTTACGTGAATTGAAGCTTCGGTAATTAATGGAGCTAGAAAAAACTTTTTTAAATTTTCCGCTCTAACAATTTTATCGATAAGATTTCTGTATGTGTCGATTAAAAGAGCATTCTTATGTGTATAAAAAACCCTTTCACCTTTTTGGATTTTATTATCATCCTTAGGAGCATAGTTTTCGGTAATTATGCCGGGGATTTTTTTATTTAAAGAAGAAGATATAATTTCATCTCTTAATTCATTACAAAGTTTTTTAGGATATTCTTCTTTGTTTGTAAGATAACAGGAGTTTATTATATAAGAATAATTTTCCAAATCATTAACGATTATTTTTGAAGCATACTTTTTTAACATGCGTGCAACTATGCCTGAACCCGAAAAAAGATCCGCACAGATAAGTTTTTCTTTATTTAAGTTTTTTTGAACTGATTTTACCTCATCTTCTATTTTATCTATCAAAGATCTTTTATTTCCGAGGTATGTAATTATCTGTGTGGTAAGAAAGTCCTTATTTTCTTCTTGCTCTTCTTTCATAGATTTAATGCTTCCTTAAACTAAAGAAGACTTATACTACTATAAAGATAAGAAATTTACAAGAAGATAAAAAACTCAATATAAGTAAATTCATCATGTTAAAACTATAGACAAATCTTACAAAACAAGTTACAATCAATTATAGGTTATTAAAATATCAATTTTAATAATCCAAGAATCAAATTAGGAGGTTGCTCTGATGATAGCTTTATACATTGCTCTGGTCATAACGGTTATTATTTTGTTTTCGATAGCCGTTGTAGTTCCGGAACAGGAAAGTTATGTTATTGAAAGGCTTGGAAAATATTCGCGGACTCTTACTGCGGGTTTCCATATCTTAACCCCATTTATCGACAGGATTGCTTATAAGCAAAACCTAAAGGAAGAAGCCTTGGACGTAGATCCTCAAGTTTGTATCACAGCCGATAACGTTCAGGTACAGGTTGACGGAATTCTTTATCTAAAAATCTTTGATCCGGTTAAGGCAAGTTATGGAATCGATAATTACCGCTATGCCGTTGCCCAGCTTGCAAAAACAACTATGCGAAGCGAAATAGGAAAGATGGAGCTTGATAAAACTTTTTGCGGAAGAGAAGGCTTAAACGACAATATAGTAAAGGCTCTCGATGAAGCTTCCGACAACTGGGGCATAAAGGTTACCCGCTACGAAATACGGGATATTACACCTACCCGCACAATCCTTGAAGCCATGGAAAGACAGATGAGAGCCGAACGCGAAAAGCGGGCTAATATTCTTTCGAGTGAAGGAAAACAGCAGTCCCGAATAAATATTTCTTTGGGTAAAAAGAAAGAAGCCATAAACAAGGCTATGGGCGAAAAGCAGCGAAGAATCAATCTTGCCGAAGGCCGCTCAAAGGCTATCGAGATAACGAGTAATGCGACAGCCGAAGGTTTGCGTCTAATTGCAGATGCGCTTTCTCAGCCGGGAGGAAGAACGGCTATGGGCATCCGTCTTGCTGAAAACTATATTCAAAGGTTCGAGCATATTATTAAAAAATCAAATGTTTCGGTTTACCCCGAAAACATTGCAGGCCTTGCAGCCTTTACCGATATTATTAAAAATGCAGGAAAAGAAGTGAAGGTAATACAGGGAGGTCAAAATGCTTAATTTTATAATCCCGATTGTCATTGCGGCAGTCATAGCAATAGTTTTTATTGTTGCTCTTTTTAGAAGCATCCGAATCGTTCCCCATAAGGTTGCTCTGATTGTAGAACGCTTAGGTAAGTATCACACAACCTTGGATGCAGGTTTTCATATTCTATTTCCGTTTTTGGATAGAGTAAAGTACAAGCAGAATCTCAAAGAGCAAGCCATAGATGTTCCCGCCCAAGACTGTTTTACCAAGGACAACGTTCAGGTGCGCATTGACGGAATCCTCTATCTTCAAGTCTTTGATCCGATTAAGGCAAGCTACGGTATACGCGATTACCGCTATGCAACTATTTTGCTTGCACAGACGACCATGCGCTCTGTAGTAGGACAGCTGGATTTGGATGACACCTTTGAAGCACGGGAACAGATAAACGCTCAGGTTGTAAAAGCCGTAGATGAAGCTTCAGATCCTTGGGGCGTAAAAGTTACCCGCTATGAAATTCAAAACATAAGAGTTTCCGATTCTATCATGGATGCCATGGAAAACCAGATGAAGGCCGAAAGAGAAAAGCGTGCAGAAATAGCCCGTTCGGTCGGAGAGATGGAAACGGTTATCAACCTTTCAAGAGCTGCTTATGAAGAGGCCGTAAACATAAGCGAAGGTGAAAAAGAAAGAATGATAAATGAGGCTGAAGGTCAGGCCCGCGAAATTGTTGCCGTTGCCGAAGCCACTGCCGACGGTATTAAAAAAATTGCCGCTTCTACCCAAATTCAGGGCGGTATGGAAGCCGCAAAGCTCACCGTTTCTCAAGAATGGATAAATGCTTTAAGCTCTATAGATGAAAAAACAAAGATAATTATGTCCGCAGATTTTACGGACATAAAGAAAATGACCATCGACATGGCCGAAGAAATAATCAAATAATTTTTATGCACTGCAAAACTTTTGCAGTGCATTTTTTTATTCCGGCTTAATTCCCTTGCCTTTTAAATTCTCGACACACTCAAGGTAATAGTTATCATCGTGTTCGGCATAGATGGGTTTCCCTACTTTAACAGCCTTCAAATTATCATAGCCCGGACAGGTCTTGCCGCGGTAGTTCTTGTCCATCCATTCAAGGCTCACTCTATAACCTCGCTGCTGCATCTCTTCCATAACAAGCCGATGATACCGATATAGCATATAGGGCGAGCAGCGAAAAACATAGTCGACTGTCGCATGCCGCCTGCCCCAGCCGTTTCCTCGCAAGGCACAGCACTCTCTATGTTGCCCCAAAAGCTGTTGCCGCGGCAGTTTGCCGATCATGTCTTCATGCCATAGTCTCATCTTTCCCCATCCTTAGAAGTAATATCAAGTTTGATATTTATCATCAAAAGAGAATACATCATTAGGAGTTCATAGTCAAGTTCTTCATTAAATTTATGCCGATAGTTTCTTGACATGAAAAGTAAATTATGTTATATTTATACCATAAATCATACAAATCATACTTTATGATTGGAGGCATGAAAATGGGTTATCCAAAAGGAAAATATGCTTGGACGGTTAAGGTTGGAGAGAAAGGGCAGTTCGTTATACCTAAAGAAGCACGTGATGTTTTCAATATTAATCCCGGTGATACCTTGATTGTTTTGGGAGATATAAATCAAGGCATTGCCATTCCGCCTAAAAATATGTTCGCAAGTATTATCGACAATATTTTCGGAGGTAATGTACCAAAGGAGGACGAAGAATGAGTGCCATTGTAACTGCACAGCTTACAAAAAAATATGGCGGTATAACTGCTGTAGATAATCTTAATTTAACTGTTGAGCAGGGAGAATTATTTGCCTTACTCGGTGTAAACGGAGCCGGAAAAACAACAACAATTAAAATGCTTTCTTGTCTAATAAAGCCCACGAGCGGTGATGCCTTGTTACTTGGTAACAGTATTATTTCAGCTCCCCATGCAATAAAGAAAAGTATCAATATTTCTCCTCAGGAAACGGCGGTAGCCGCTAATCTGTCGGTTTTAGAGAACTTGGAACTTATTGCGGGAATCTACGGACAAGACAGTAAAACAGCAAAGAAAAATGCTTACGAGATAGCTCAAAAATTCAAATTGGAAAATGAATTGAACAAAAAAGCAAAACACTTATCGGGAGGTATGCAGAGACGCCTTTCTATTGCAATGGCACTGATTTCAGATCCGCAGATTTTATTTCTCGATGAACCGACCCTGGGGCTTGATGTATTGGCTCGCCGTGAGTTATGGGCATCCATTAAAGAATTAAAAGGAAAAGTGACAATTATACTCACAACTCATTATATGGATGAAGTTGAAACGCTGTCCGACCGTGTCGGAATAATGTCAAAAGGCAAGTTAAAAGCAATGGGTACGGTACAGGAATTAACTACGCAAACAGATACTGTCAAGCTGGAGGACGCTTTTGTTACACTTTCTGGAGGTGTGTTATGAGGATACTTTTATTTGCAAGAAGAAATACAAAAGAAGTTTTGCGAGACCCCATAAATTTCTTTTTCGGTTTGGGATTTCCTATCATATTGTTGATTCTTCTATCCATTATTAATAATGCCATTCCGCCTGAAGCCGAAAACCCTATGTTTGAAATAAGGAATCTTGCTCCCGGCTTAGCTATGTTTGGGAGTGTATTTATGGCATTGTTTTCCGGTATGCTGCTATCAAAAGACCGT is a window from the Treponema denticola genome containing:
- a CDS encoding MFS transporter, yielding MEEQLSNFRIKQGRSVFNAYNGINSFSFALVTGNTITLYALALKANSTVIGLLTAFMYMCYFTIPLGKLMARRFTIVKTFAYTWFLRNASLLPILFIPFFYFRGENEAAIFMLLLAVALFNFFRGAGIVANNPVISLLAPGKDRNSYIVKISLTNNTAALAAIIFLTVFLWFSPRLGIGIVSTYNITAVIGIITGFAASALLLKLPDPDFERRMEAVKEARAEGKSRKKIKKLKSGNQNLQKGSFFSASKEAFGDKNFKLYIFSFFIIQFGISLARPFIIVYGKAVYSIPDNLVIIFSLASTMGSLLVGLLMRLLIDRMGAKPMYVIFTALSAAALIPAIIAPAREMYLIAFIFLILFSMITNMGFSAQMDASQAYFFGIVPSKSLMDLSMLNFFVMGITGALGSILGGRILDMLQNSGLSNLSMYRLFFSGVIICILFGMIFQIRLLNLGGRLVKDALAVIFSPRDMKALNLLYKLDSSESLQTEEKILHELTATASQESADKLNQYMMSPRFSIRCSAMEALNSLEKLSAKNRETLLEELNKGEFTTAALAAKTLAHFNVYQAVEPLRKVLESKDYLLSGEAMIALAHLKDEASQFKISQILSETKNPKILLSGIKAMETYRSVNSIPFIIDLLRREGLPSLVEDEAYLSLASMMKVEGGFYFAYDRFKNEARDTGAIFTDMLDEAFAKRKKSDLEFKKIILTFISEASNDTEFIKWFLDLAEKFLGVNSALLLSVIMDVDMVTNKSFRFFLCYWAVSIFMEPKLAAI
- a CDS encoding DNA adenine methylase; its protein translation is MKEEQEENKDFLTTQIITYLGNKRSLIDKIEDEVKSVQKNLNKEKLICADLFSGSGIVARMLKKYASKIIVNDLENYSYIINSCYLTNKEEYPKKLCNELRDEIISSSLNKKIPGIITENYAPKDDNKIQKGERVFYTHKNALLIDTYRNLIDKIVRAENLKKFFLAPLITEASIHVNTSGVFKGFYKDKNTGIGCFGAGGKNALTRILGEVELKEPVFSNFNSELEFFTKDAVLLSKEIKNVDMVYIDPPYNQHPYGSNYFMLNLILKNKLDVPISPISGITQGWKRSAFNKPYLALKSMEEIISSLDAKYAVISYNSEGFISFEEMTNMLQKYGELKTVEIKYNTFRGSRNLKNRNIHVSEYLFVLKK
- a CDS encoding SPFH domain-containing protein gives rise to the protein MIALYIALVITVIILFSIAVVVPEQESYVIERLGKYSRTLTAGFHILTPFIDRIAYKQNLKEEALDVDPQVCITADNVQVQVDGILYLKIFDPVKASYGIDNYRYAVAQLAKTTMRSEIGKMELDKTFCGREGLNDNIVKALDEASDNWGIKVTRYEIRDITPTRTILEAMERQMRAEREKRANILSSEGKQQSRINISLGKKKEAINKAMGEKQRRINLAEGRSKAIEITSNATAEGLRLIADALSQPGGRTAMGIRLAENYIQRFEHIIKKSNVSVYPENIAGLAAFTDIIKNAGKEVKVIQGGQNA
- a CDS encoding SPFH domain-containing protein, encoding MLNFIIPIVIAAVIAIVFIVALFRSIRIVPHKVALIVERLGKYHTTLDAGFHILFPFLDRVKYKQNLKEQAIDVPAQDCFTKDNVQVRIDGILYLQVFDPIKASYGIRDYRYATILLAQTTMRSVVGQLDLDDTFEAREQINAQVVKAVDEASDPWGVKVTRYEIQNIRVSDSIMDAMENQMKAEREKRAEIARSVGEMETVINLSRAAYEEAVNISEGEKERMINEAEGQAREIVAVAEATADGIKKIAASTQIQGGMEAAKLTVSQEWINALSSIDEKTKIIMSADFTDIKKMTIDMAEEIIK
- a CDS encoding TIGR02328 family protein yields the protein MRLWHEDMIGKLPRQQLLGQHRECCALRGNGWGRRHATVDYVFRCSPYMLYRYHRLVMEEMQQRGYRVSLEWMDKNYRGKTCPGYDNLKAVKVGKPIYAEHDDNYYLECVENLKGKGIKPE
- a CDS encoding AbrB/MazE/SpoVT family DNA-binding domain-containing protein, whose amino-acid sequence is MGYPKGKYAWTVKVGEKGQFVIPKEARDVFNINPGDTLIVLGDINQGIAIPPKNMFASIIDNIFGGNVPKEDEE
- a CDS encoding ABC transporter ATP-binding protein, whose protein sequence is MSAIVTAQLTKKYGGITAVDNLNLTVEQGELFALLGVNGAGKTTTIKMLSCLIKPTSGDALLLGNSIISAPHAIKKSINISPQETAVAANLSVLENLELIAGIYGQDSKTAKKNAYEIAQKFKLENELNKKAKHLSGGMQRRLSIAMALISDPQILFLDEPTLGLDVLARRELWASIKELKGKVTIILTTHYMDEVETLSDRVGIMSKGKLKAMGTVQELTTQTDTVKLEDAFVTLSGGVL